In the Tribolium castaneum strain GA2 chromosome 1, icTriCast1.1, whole genome shotgun sequence genome, one interval contains:
- the Pms2 gene encoding mismatch repair endonuclease PMS2 isoform X2 gives MNCEDQVIQPINRDTVHRICSGQVVLSLAIAVKELVENAIDAGATIIDIQLKEYGSEIIEVSDNGSGVLKENFQALTLKHYTSKIKQFDDLENLSTLGFRGEALSSLCALSDLSIVTKHTSAENATKITYDRSGKIISETVSARESGTTVTLENLFSTLPVRRREFTKNLKREFNKMCQLLYAYCLVSKGIKFSCTNTTSKGSKNTVVATEGLNMVKDNITNVFGPKQLPSLIEVEMVRPDETILAEYGIKLTEGDPLPFTFEFFISSVMHGSGRSTNDRQFFYINSRPCDPSKVARLVNEIYKQYNNNQYPFVYLNITSKSSLVDVNVTPDKRQVFLEKEKVLLSTIKASLIEAFKMFPSTYKMQNLDLTQNTTIKDFFKDSDCSPRGLKRSVTESELKKGSTLERFKKRSKTENDKDLLASPNHSSSLKEKRKVDNNSQLDTFIKIASEIIARDKREEKSFNALCEEEDIEETKTVCTNTFIKTTSQIIAKDDCGTNKSEEKSLNTLCEEDIIEEIKTVCSSTTKEAENIVTIPKTINECEDKEEIEKTNEIKITKSPSQLDNRIEEKKEKKDSGEEPTKNESKFEKSVAEDKLLQDAPLKSRESRKTVNLDVSLEDIRKSIEQKVTKDNDIKVRFRSKINPDSNKSAEEELRKHISKEDFANMDVIGQFNLGFIITKLKNDLFIIDQHATDEKYNFEQLQASTVMENQVLVNPKPLQLTAGNESLLIENEDIFNKNGFTFKIDESAPCTQKVSLTSIPLSKSMVFGKQDIEEMLFMLQDSNHTMCRPSRIRAMFATRACRKSVMIGKPLSKSDMRRLVNHMGEIEQPWNCPHGRPTMRHLINLDLIQEET, from the exons ATGAATTGTGAGGACCAAGTGATACAACCAATAAATCGCGATACAGTTCACCGAATATGTTCTGGTCAA GTAGTCTTAAGTTTAGCAATCGCTGTGAAAGAACTGGTCGAGAACGCCATTGACGCGGGGGCCACAATCATCGACATTCAGCTTAAAGAATACGGCTCTGAAATCATTGAAGTTTCAGACAACGGGAGTGGAGTTCTAAAAGAGAACTTTCAAGCTCTCA CTCTGAAACACTACACTTCAAAGATAAAACAGTTTGATGATCTGGAAAACCTCTCAACTTTGGGGTTTAGGGGCGAGGCCCTTAGCAGTTTATGCGCTTTGTCTGATCTTAGCATTGTAACAAAACACACAAGTGCGGAAAACGCGACTAAAATTACCTACGATAGGAGTGGCAAAATTATCAGTGAGACGGTAAGTGCGCGGGAAAGTGGCACAACAGTCACTTTGGAAAATCTGTTTTCAACACTGCCAGTGAGGCGCCGAGAATTCACTAAAAACTTGAAacgagaatttaataaaatgtgccAGCTACTATATGCTTACTGTTTGGTATCAAAAGGGATTAAGTTTTCGTGTACAAATACTACGAGTAAAGGTAGCAAGAACACGGTAGTGGCCACAGAGGGCTTAAACATGGTCAAAGACAACATAACTAACGTTTTTGGGCCTAAACAACTCCCTTCTTTAATTGAGGTTGAAATGGTTAGACCTGACGAGACGATATTGGCTGAATATGGAATCAAACTAACTGAAGGAGATCCCTTGCCTTTTACTTTTGAGTTCTTTATATCAAGTGTCATGCATGGTAGTGGACGCAGTACCAATGATAGAcagtttttttacataaactcACGGCCCTGTGATCCCTCCAAAGTCGCAAGATtagtaaatgaaatttataaacaatacaataaCAATCAGTATCCGTTCGTTTACCTAAATATCACAAgcaagtcgtctttagttgaTGTAAATGTAACTCCAGATAAGCGACaagtatttttagaaaaagaaaaagttttgttaagCACAATTAAAGCCTCTTTGATTGAAGCTTTTAAAATGTTTCCTTCCACgtataaaatgcaaaatttggaCCTTACACAAAACACGACaatcaaagatttttttaaagacagTGATTGTTCACCGAGAGGTTTAAAAAGAAGTGTCACTGAGAGTGAACTTAAAAAAGGTAGCACTTTGGAGAGATTCAAAAAAAGGTCTAAAACCGAAAACGATAAAGACTTGTTGGCAAGTCCCAATCATAGTTCTAGCttgaaagaaaaaagaaaagttgaTAATAATTCCCAGCTggatacttttattaaaatagctTCAGAAATTATTGCTAGAGATAAACGAGAAGAGAAATCATTTAATGCCCTTTGTGAAGAAGAGGATATTGAAGAAACAAAGACAGTATGTAccaatacttttattaaaacaacttCACAAATTATTGCTAAAGATGATTGTGGTACAAATAAATCAGAGGAGAAATCCCTTAATACCCTTTGTGAAGAAGATATTATTGAAGAAATAAAGACAGTATGTAGCAGTACTACCAAGGAAGCGGAAAATATCGTCACAATTCCTAAAACCATCAATGAATGTGAAGATAAAGAAGAAAtcgaaaaaacaaatgaaattaaaattacgaaatcaCCTTCACAGCTAGATAATAGAATagaagaaaagaaagaaaagaaaGATTCTGGAGAAGAGCCAacaaaaaacgaatcaaaGTTCGAAAAAAGTGTAGCCGAGGATAAATTATTACAAGATGCGCCACTGAAAAGTCGTGAGTCTCgaaaaacagtaaatttaGATGTTTCCTTAGAAGACATTAGAAAATCAATAGAacaaaaagtcacaaaagacAATGATATCAAAGTGCGTTTTCGTTCGAAAATCAATCCAGACTCAAATAAATCTGCAGAAGAAGAGTTGCGAAAACACATCTCTAAGGAAGACTTTGCTAACATGGACGTAATCGGtcagtttaatttaggttttattatcactaaattaaaaaacgatttatttatCATTGACCAACACGCAACCGacgaaaaatataatttcgaACAACTGCAAGCTAGTACAGTCATGGAAAACCAAGTCCTTGTCAA TCCAAAGCCTCTCCAGTTAACGGCAGGAAACGAAAGTCTGCTCATCGAAAATGAggacattttcaataaaaacggCTTCACGTTCAAAATCGACGAGTCGG ccCCGTGTACTCAAAAAGTGTCTCTAACTTCAATACCACTAAGCAAGAGTATGGTATTTGGTAAGCAGGACATTGAGGAGATGCTCTTTATGTTACAA gATTCGAATCACACAATGTGTAGGCCATCTAGAATTCGGGCAATGTTTGCAACTAGGGCTTGTCGCAAGTCCGTCATGATTGGAAAACCTTTATCAAAGAGCGATATGAGGAGGCTAGTTAACCATATGGGCGAAATAGAACAACCTTGG AATTGTCCACACGGACGACCAACAATGcgtcatttaattaatttagactTGATACAAGAAGAAACGTAG
- the Pms2 gene encoding mismatch repair endonuclease PMS2 isoform X1, with product MNCEDQVIQPINRDTVHRICSGQVVLSLAIAVKELVENAIDAGATIIDIQLKEYGSEIIEVSDNGSGVLKENFQALTLKHYTSKIKQFDDLENLSTLGFRGEALSSLCALSDLSIVTKHTSAENATKITYDRSGKIISETVSARESGTTVTLENLFSTLPVRRREFTKNLKREFNKMCQLLYAYCLVSKGIKFSCTNTTSKGSKNTVVATEGLNMVKDNITNVFGPKQLPSLIEVEMVRPDETILAEYGIKLTEGDPLPFTFEFFISSVMHGSGRSTNDRQFFYINSRPCDPSKVARLVNEIYKQYNNNQYPFVYLNITSKSSLVDVNVTPDKRQVFLEKEKVLLSTIKASLIEAFKMFPSTYKMQNLDLTQNTTIKDFFKDSDCSPRGLKRSVTESELKKGSTLERFKKRSKTENDKDLLASPNHSSSLKEKRKVDNNSQLDTFIKIASEIIARDKREEKSFNALCEEEDIEETKTVCTNTFIKTTSQIIAKDDCGTNKSEEKSLNTLCEEDIIEEIKTVCSSTTKEAENIVTIPKTINECEDKEEIEKTNEIKITKSPSQLDNRIEEKKEKKDSGEEPTKNESKFEKSVAEDKLLQDAPLKSRESRKTVNLDVSLEDIRKSIEQKVTKDNDIKVRFRSKINPDSNKSAEEELRKHISKEDFANMDVIGQFNLGFIITKLKNDLFIIDQHATDEKYNFEQLQASTVMENQVLVNPKPLQLTAGNESLLIENEDIFNKNGFTFKIDESAPCTQKVSLTSIPLSKSMVFGKQDIEEMLFMLQDSNHTMCRPSRIRAMFATRACRKSVMIGKPLSKSDMRRLVNHMGEIEQPWGHSSHVGNGPDAHPFSSLTPRSSHLVY from the exons ATGAATTGTGAGGACCAAGTGATACAACCAATAAATCGCGATACAGTTCACCGAATATGTTCTGGTCAA GTAGTCTTAAGTTTAGCAATCGCTGTGAAAGAACTGGTCGAGAACGCCATTGACGCGGGGGCCACAATCATCGACATTCAGCTTAAAGAATACGGCTCTGAAATCATTGAAGTTTCAGACAACGGGAGTGGAGTTCTAAAAGAGAACTTTCAAGCTCTCA CTCTGAAACACTACACTTCAAAGATAAAACAGTTTGATGATCTGGAAAACCTCTCAACTTTGGGGTTTAGGGGCGAGGCCCTTAGCAGTTTATGCGCTTTGTCTGATCTTAGCATTGTAACAAAACACACAAGTGCGGAAAACGCGACTAAAATTACCTACGATAGGAGTGGCAAAATTATCAGTGAGACGGTAAGTGCGCGGGAAAGTGGCACAACAGTCACTTTGGAAAATCTGTTTTCAACACTGCCAGTGAGGCGCCGAGAATTCACTAAAAACTTGAAacgagaatttaataaaatgtgccAGCTACTATATGCTTACTGTTTGGTATCAAAAGGGATTAAGTTTTCGTGTACAAATACTACGAGTAAAGGTAGCAAGAACACGGTAGTGGCCACAGAGGGCTTAAACATGGTCAAAGACAACATAACTAACGTTTTTGGGCCTAAACAACTCCCTTCTTTAATTGAGGTTGAAATGGTTAGACCTGACGAGACGATATTGGCTGAATATGGAATCAAACTAACTGAAGGAGATCCCTTGCCTTTTACTTTTGAGTTCTTTATATCAAGTGTCATGCATGGTAGTGGACGCAGTACCAATGATAGAcagtttttttacataaactcACGGCCCTGTGATCCCTCCAAAGTCGCAAGATtagtaaatgaaatttataaacaatacaataaCAATCAGTATCCGTTCGTTTACCTAAATATCACAAgcaagtcgtctttagttgaTGTAAATGTAACTCCAGATAAGCGACaagtatttttagaaaaagaaaaagttttgttaagCACAATTAAAGCCTCTTTGATTGAAGCTTTTAAAATGTTTCCTTCCACgtataaaatgcaaaatttggaCCTTACACAAAACACGACaatcaaagatttttttaaagacagTGATTGTTCACCGAGAGGTTTAAAAAGAAGTGTCACTGAGAGTGAACTTAAAAAAGGTAGCACTTTGGAGAGATTCAAAAAAAGGTCTAAAACCGAAAACGATAAAGACTTGTTGGCAAGTCCCAATCATAGTTCTAGCttgaaagaaaaaagaaaagttgaTAATAATTCCCAGCTggatacttttattaaaatagctTCAGAAATTATTGCTAGAGATAAACGAGAAGAGAAATCATTTAATGCCCTTTGTGAAGAAGAGGATATTGAAGAAACAAAGACAGTATGTAccaatacttttattaaaacaacttCACAAATTATTGCTAAAGATGATTGTGGTACAAATAAATCAGAGGAGAAATCCCTTAATACCCTTTGTGAAGAAGATATTATTGAAGAAATAAAGACAGTATGTAGCAGTACTACCAAGGAAGCGGAAAATATCGTCACAATTCCTAAAACCATCAATGAATGTGAAGATAAAGAAGAAAtcgaaaaaacaaatgaaattaaaattacgaaatcaCCTTCACAGCTAGATAATAGAATagaagaaaagaaagaaaagaaaGATTCTGGAGAAGAGCCAacaaaaaacgaatcaaaGTTCGAAAAAAGTGTAGCCGAGGATAAATTATTACAAGATGCGCCACTGAAAAGTCGTGAGTCTCgaaaaacagtaaatttaGATGTTTCCTTAGAAGACATTAGAAAATCAATAGAacaaaaagtcacaaaagacAATGATATCAAAGTGCGTTTTCGTTCGAAAATCAATCCAGACTCAAATAAATCTGCAGAAGAAGAGTTGCGAAAACACATCTCTAAGGAAGACTTTGCTAACATGGACGTAATCGGtcagtttaatttaggttttattatcactaaattaaaaaacgatttatttatCATTGACCAACACGCAACCGacgaaaaatataatttcgaACAACTGCAAGCTAGTACAGTCATGGAAAACCAAGTCCTTGTCAA TCCAAAGCCTCTCCAGTTAACGGCAGGAAACGAAAGTCTGCTCATCGAAAATGAggacattttcaataaaaacggCTTCACGTTCAAAATCGACGAGTCGG ccCCGTGTACTCAAAAAGTGTCTCTAACTTCAATACCACTAAGCAAGAGTATGGTATTTGGTAAGCAGGACATTGAGGAGATGCTCTTTATGTTACAA gATTCGAATCACACAATGTGTAGGCCATCTAGAATTCGGGCAATGTTTGCAACTAGGGCTTGTCGCAAGTCCGTCATGATTGGAAAACCTTTATCAAAGAGCGATATGAGGAGGCTAGTTAACCATATGGGCGAAATAGAACAACCTTGG
- the LOC663829 gene encoding alpha-tocopherol transfer protein-like — MSDRKWVTEPDEYICTLSEELQTIAKEELREDKHSRQTALASMRDWIKQNPRIKNCRLDARFLLRFLRFKKFSVTLAQEALERYVLLRQTFGVAFNCLDITIPMMEDLTNRGYLFACPKRDSKGRRVIIARPGVFDLEQFTQGDMCRIHGIVYETLMEDEENQIRGFVHFADGQGVGFSYLTLFTIKEAVRIVKNGEKTLPMRHKEVHCINAHPSMKFALDFGMSLISEKIKKRVRLYTNLEEALESGYLERDVLPKEYGGEMPMAQMIELWKKELEKSHPILMSHDLMEVEESLFSAKAKEGAVSALKRGGVVNCGSEGDSLCGITGNFRKLEVD; from the exons atgtcggACCGCAAATGGGTAACAGAACCCGACGAATATATTTGCACACTCTCTGAGGAACTGCAGACCATAGCAAAGGAGGAGCTGCGTGAGGACAAGCACAGCCGCCAAACCGCGCTGGCCTCCATGCGAGACTGGATCAAGCAGAATCCTCGGATCAAAAACTGCAGATTAG ACGCGCGCTTTTTGTTACGTTTCctccgatttaaaaaattcagtgtTACTTTGGCACAAGAAGCTTTGGAACGCTACGTGCTCTTGAGACAGACTTTCGGAGTAGCGTTCAATTGTCTAGACATTACCATACCTATGATGGAAGATCTTACCAACCGTGGATACCTTTTTGCCTGCCCTAAAAGGGACAGCAAGGGCAGAAGGGTTATCATTGCACGACcag GTGTGTTTGATCTGGAGCAGTTCACACAAGGTGATATGTGCAGAATACATGGGATAGTTTACGAAACTCTAATGGAAGACGAAGAGAATCAAATCAGAGGCTTCGTACATTTTGCTGATGGACAGGGTGTTGGATTCTCGTACCTTACTTTATTTACCATTAAAGAAGCAGTGCGCATTGTAAAAAACGGAGAG aaaacatTGCCCATGAGACACAAGGAAGTCCACTGTATAAATGCCCACCCTTCAATGAAATTCGCCCTCGATTTTGGCATGTCCTTAATttccgaaaaaattaaaaaacgtgtCAGACTTTACACAAATCTTGAGGAGGCCCTTGAGTCCGGTTATTTAGAACGAGACGTTTTACCGAAAGAATATGGAGGTGAAATGCCAATGGCCCAAATGATAG AACTTTGGAAAAAAGAACTCGAAAAATCGCACCCAATTTTAATGTCCCACGATTTGATGGAAGTGGAAGAAAGCTTATTCAGTGCTAAGGCGAAAGAAGGGGCCGTTTCAGCTCTAAAAAGGGGTGGAGTAGTTAATTGTGGGTCTGAAGGCGATTCTCTCTGTGGGATTACAGGAAATTTCCGAAAATTAGAAGTAGATTAA
- the LOC663840 gene encoding uncharacterized protein LOC663840 — translation MNLINNALSAKNVRIHGMSSEKWTTRDKITQYKGLVNLYRRDRQITEVDTAVASKKQYKGLQALRKSIETDRHKLDNAIGGDRQKLRNTLAEHRELQLAHQNSDPKKVIENVHQINFTKRKVLDKLQYQMKLKSQQLIDLKLEEALLQDRLKYEVYDKIKEEEVAQIITGKVQDALLKKEAALAIQQTYAEIINVMKKDALYFDGILLAIQTDYWYQCRCVLNAAKQGQLATEYKNDREQEFEALEKAVIKDMKTQKVDLEIVREQAENLHSNLKHLLRRDSDLTTCILKLEESQDFTELRKDLSKIETALTYLRDTTLVSSFEQIYPSLQEQLRQKRRLNALAKKCERNRDIILNKMNHAELMNNMLKNTMVETTGEYKKRKKELMDAVEEQNQSKKQCDQLRDRKRDLIAKVRISLRQIQQLCLPVKTAEERQHIKKHDFEANADDPPEPPQEDEIDGRKIISDLTPKLSYLMANVSEKMDDSKTDAAYRFYESLMKERCVEEPPEITTDESLMGEFSAEVSHLLTREDIKKQSAEIVAAHNKEEDLVPIFQVKRKKRKFK, via the exons atgaatttaataaataacgccCTATCGGCTAAGAATGTGAGAATTCACGGCATGTCGTCCGAAAAATGGACAACAAGAGACAAAATAACGCAATACAAGGGATTGGTCAATTTGTACA GAAGAGATCGCCAAATTACGGAAGTCGATACCGCTGTAGCCAGTAAAAAACAGTATAAAGGTCTCCAGGCGTTACGTAAATCCATCGAAACTGATAGACATAAGTTGGACAATGCAATAGGCGGTGATAGGCAAAAGCTACGCAATACTTTGGCTGAACATCGAGAACTTCAATTAGCGCATCAAAATTCCGACCCAAAA AAAGTCATAGAAAACGTCCACCAGATTAATTTTACGAAGCGCAAAGTTTTAGACAAATTGCAATACCAGATGAAGCTAAAATCGCAGCAATTGATcgatttgaaa TTAGAGGAAGCTCTGCTCCAAGACCGCCTGAAATACGAAGTTTACGATAAGATAAAAGAGGAGGAAGTCGCGCAAATCATCACTGGGAAAGTGCAAGACGCGCTATTGAAAAAAGAAGCGGCTTTGGCAATACAACAAACTTACGCCGAAATAATTAACGTTatgaaaaaa GATGCGCTTTATTTTGACGGAATTTTATTAGCCATTCAAACGGACTATTGGTATCAATGTAGGTGTGTCTTGAACGCCGCCAAACAGGGCCAATTAGCCACTGAATATAAGAACGACAGAGAGCAAGAATTTGAAGCCTTGGAAAAGGCGGTTATCAAAGACatgaaaacacaaaaagtgGACTTGGAAATAGTCCGCGAACAAGCCGAAAATTtacattcaaatttaaagcattTATTGAGGAGAGAC AGCGACCTAACGACTTGTATATTGAAACTTGAAGAATCACAAGACTTTACGGAGTTACGTAAAGATTTGAGTAAAATTGAAACTGCGTTAACATACTTGAGAGACACGACACTGGTCTCTTCTTTCGAACAGATTTATCCaag TTTGCAAGAACAATTGAGACAGAAGAGGCGATTAAATGCgcttgcaaaaaaatgtgaacGTAATAGAGACATaatattgaataaaatgaaCCATGCTGAGCTCATGAACAATATGTTGAAAAATACAATGGTGGAGACAACCGGAGA ATATAAAAAACGTAAGAAAGAATTAATGGATGCCGTTGAGGAGCAAAACCAAAGCAAAAAACAGTGTGACCAGCTACGAGATCGCAAACGTGATTTGATAGCAAAAGTGAGAATTTCACTCAGACAAATCCAACAGTTGTGTTTGCCCGTAAAAACGGCCGAGGAGCGTcagcatattaaaaaacacgaTTTCGAAGCCAATGCTGATGACCCTCCAGAGCCCCCACAAGAAGATGAAATTGATG GGCGTAAAATAATATCAGATTTGACCCCAAAATTGAGTTATTTGATGGCAAACGTGTCTGAGAAGATGGACGATTCTAAGACCGACGCCGCTTACAGAttttatgaaagtttgatGAAAGAGCGTTGCGTTGAAGAGCCGCCTGAAATCACAACTGACGaat CTCTTATGGGGGAGTTCTCTGCTGAAGTGTCCCATCTTCTCACTAGAGAGGATATTAAGAAGCAAAGTGCTGAGATCGTCGCTGCCCATAACAAGGAGGAAGATCTGGTGCCAATATTTcaagttaaaagaaaaaagaggaaGTTCAAATAG
- the MED27 gene encoding mediator of RNA polymerase II transcription subunit 27 has product MERDIEQLNSALNSIKTLRSNVRRVFESVSNGLRADHGEDGKENKFIHELQELLTTVNNNLRDVESAVGNLTPPPGPFNLGSTAFLGQETTQERQALYGQLVNSYKWTDKVREYSALAGNILQTNSFNKTYKTFSTTKRRKTQTSNHNVSPEVIENLITNIDRLFPDVTITASRPFLPNPVIQACLGRVLKAIIAFKGLMIEWVVVKALSESNDLWAESRYKVFKKVTENCHAAMCHFHSPMMPELAVKSFMHWFHSYNTLFSAPCKRCGNHLLGNLPPTWRDLRTLEPYHEECK; this is encoded by the exons atGGAACGCGACATAGAACAGTTAAACTCTGCATTAAATTCGATTAAAACCCTAAGATCGAATGTCAGACGTGTATTTGAATCCGTAAGTAACGGCTTACGAGCCGATCACGGTGAAGATGGGaaggaaaacaaatttattcatgAGTTACAAGAGTTACTAACAACCGTAAACAACAATCTGAG AGATGTTGAAAGTGCTGTTGGTAATTTAACACCACCTCCAGGACCATTCAACTTAGGAAGTACAGCTTTCCTGGGTCAGGAAACAACACAAGAACGCCAAGCTTTGTATGGGCAATTAGTTAACAGTTACAAGTGGACTGATAAA gTCCGTGAATACAGCGCTCTTGCTGGTAACATACTCCAAACAAATTCGTTCAACAAAACATACAAGACATTTAGCACAACCAAGAGGAGGAAAACACAAACAAGCAATCATAATGTCTCTCCAGA agttattgaaaatttaattacaaacatTGATCGTTTATTTCCTGACGTAACAATAACAGCAAGCAGGCCTTTCTTGCCTAACCCAGTGATCCAG GCATGCTTAGGGAGGGTATTGAAAGCTATAATAGCCTTCAAAGGATTGATGATTGAGTGGGTGGTTGTGAAAGCACTTTCTGAATCAAATGATTTGTGGGCTGAGTCACGCTACAAAGTATTCAAGAAAGTTACAGAAAACTGCCATGCCGCCATGTGTCATTTCCATTCGCCCATGATGCCAGAACTCGCAGTTAAATCTTTCATG CACTGGTTCCACAGTTACAACACCCTATTCAGCGCTCCCTGCAAACGCTGCGGAAATCACCTTTTGGGGAACTTGCCCCCAACATGGAGGGATTTAAGGACCTTGGAGCCGTATCATGAAGAATGCAAATGA